A genomic segment from Malaclemys terrapin pileata isolate rMalTer1 chromosome 1, rMalTer1.hap1, whole genome shotgun sequence encodes:
- the LOC128836177 gene encoding lysozyme C isoform X1 gives MKVLLILGFLLLPLAAHGKIYERCELARAMKRLGLDGYRGYSLGHWVCTANYESGFNTGATNYNRGDQSTDYGILQINSRWWCNDGKTPRAKSACGIQCGELLTADITASVNCAKRVVRDPNGMGAWVAWTKNCKGRDVSPWIRGCGL, from the exons ATGAAGGTTTTGCTAATCCTGGGgtttctcctcctgcccctggctgCTCATGGGAAGATCTACGAAAGGTGTGAGCTGGCAAGAGCAATGAAAAGGCTTGGGCTGGATGGATACCGGGGCTACAGCTTGGGACACT GGGTGTGCACAGCAAACTACGAGAGCGGCTTTAACACAGGTGCCACAAACTACAATCGAGGTGACCAAAGCACTGACTATGGGATTTTACAAATCAACAGCCGCTGGTGGTGCAATGATGGCAAGACTCCAAGAGCCAAGAGCGCATGTGGAATCCAGTGTGGTG AGTTACTGACAGCAGATATTACAGCGAGTGTAAATTGTGCAAAGAGAGTTGTTCGTGATCCTAATGGCATGGGTGCATG GGTGGCATGGACAAAGAACTGCAAAGGACGAGATGTCTCCCCGTGGATCCGTGGCTGCGGGCTATAA
- the LOC128836177 gene encoding lysozyme C-1 isoform X2, with product MKVLLILGFLLLPLAAHGKIYERCELARAMKRLGLDGYRGYSLGHWVCTANYESGFNTGATNYNRGDQSTDYGILQINSRWWCNDGKTPRAKSACGIQCGGWHGQRTAKDEMSPRGSVAAGYKVMGFTASWFPYN from the exons ATGAAGGTTTTGCTAATCCTGGGgtttctcctcctgcccctggctgCTCATGGGAAGATCTACGAAAGGTGTGAGCTGGCAAGAGCAATGAAAAGGCTTGGGCTGGATGGATACCGGGGCTACAGCTTGGGACACT GGGTGTGCACAGCAAACTACGAGAGCGGCTTTAACACAGGTGCCACAAACTACAATCGAGGTGACCAAAGCACTGACTATGGGATTTTACAAATCAACAGCCGCTGGTGGTGCAATGATGGCAAGACTCCAAGAGCCAAGAGCGCATGTGGAATCCAGTGTGGTG GGTGGCATGGACAAAGAACTGCAAAGGACGAGATGTCTCCCCGTGGATCCGTGGCTGCGGGCTATAAAGTTATGGGGTTTACTGCATCTTGGTTCCCTTATAATTAA